In uncultured Trichococcus sp., the following proteins share a genomic window:
- a CDS encoding alpha-galactosidase, translating to MNRQLIVYDDQKKIFHLMNDNISYVFEIIEDTYLAHRHWGKRIESYSLSNKPTLKKRTFAAMTVPERPAFSLEYVPLEVSFPNQGDYREPSVQIRMGNGYTVSRFAYEKFEISGGAPEFIAFPHARDLPDSDSQTLTIHLVDPVSNIRLLLFYTIFEDADVIIRSSKIINESHSGVQIEKLFSASIDMRYDGQMSTTFYGTHQKEYQLNRQPISHGKFSVGSNRGASGPQYPPYLSISKDATEFSGDVHAMTLIYSGNHLSNLERDQYDHLRLQIGLNPDTFAWQLSPGESFQSPQAVLSFSDKGYNGNSNAFHRFFNNHLIPQNWVKKPRPVLVNSWEMSYFNVSEKIMKNLIDSAEEMGFETVVLDDGWFGERNSSKTSLGDWQVDANKFPNGIKPLVDYAKERNLQFGIWFEPEMISPNSDLIQNHPDWVMRTAEYEPLLGRSQYILDLTNAEVQTFIIDLLTRSIKDFGISYIKWDMNRHITDPASNLSNQAHANEYSHRYMMGLYRILNTITALFPEVLFENCSSGGGRLDPGMLYFMPQTWASDNTDGLDRQRIQYGASYLFPPYSLTGHVSSIPNHQTGRMTDFETRKHLASSTNMGYEMDIMQLSNHEKAVIKAHVEGYKENRDFLMTSEFYRLESPFDTNHCAWMFADQARNKLIVYLFRNTFDVSELSLLIKIPYIDLKANYVEVNSRMQYSGSELAYCGIALENPIGDHLALRLDFEKC from the coding sequence ATGAACAGACAACTGATTGTATACGATGATCAAAAAAAGATTTTCCATCTTATGAACGACAATATAAGCTATGTCTTTGAGATTATTGAAGATACTTATTTGGCGCATCGTCATTGGGGCAAAAGAATTGAATCCTATTCCCTATCGAATAAACCGACATTAAAAAAACGGACTTTTGCAGCCATGACTGTTCCCGAGCGCCCTGCATTCTCCCTTGAATACGTGCCACTGGAAGTGAGCTTCCCTAACCAAGGCGATTACCGTGAACCTTCCGTTCAGATAAGAATGGGCAATGGCTATACCGTCAGCCGCTTTGCCTATGAAAAATTTGAAATCTCAGGCGGGGCACCCGAATTCATTGCCTTTCCGCATGCAAGAGACCTACCCGATTCCGACTCGCAAACACTGACCATCCATTTGGTCGATCCTGTTTCAAACATCCGCTTGCTGCTGTTTTATACGATTTTTGAGGATGCAGACGTCATCATCCGGTCAAGCAAAATCATCAACGAGAGCCATTCCGGTGTGCAGATTGAAAAGCTCTTCAGCGCCTCAATTGATATGCGTTACGATGGTCAGATGAGCACCACTTTTTATGGGACACACCAAAAGGAATATCAATTGAACCGTCAGCCCATCAGCCATGGCAAGTTTTCGGTCGGCAGCAACCGCGGCGCAAGCGGACCTCAATACCCGCCCTATCTCTCGATTTCTAAAGATGCCACAGAATTTTCCGGTGACGTACACGCAATGACCTTGATCTATAGCGGCAACCATCTGAGTAATCTTGAAAGGGATCAGTATGATCACTTGCGTTTACAGATTGGTTTGAACCCGGATACGTTCGCATGGCAACTTAGCCCTGGTGAATCCTTTCAGAGCCCTCAAGCTGTGTTGAGCTTTAGCGACAAAGGCTATAATGGAAATTCGAATGCGTTCCATCGGTTTTTCAATAATCATCTGATCCCCCAAAACTGGGTCAAGAAACCGCGTCCGGTTTTGGTGAACAGCTGGGAAATGAGTTACTTCAACGTTTCAGAAAAAATAATGAAAAATCTTATCGATTCGGCCGAGGAAATGGGCTTTGAGACTGTTGTGCTCGATGACGGGTGGTTCGGGGAACGGAACAGCAGTAAGACTTCTCTCGGCGACTGGCAAGTAGATGCAAACAAATTTCCGAATGGCATCAAGCCCCTTGTTGATTATGCAAAGGAAAGGAACCTACAATTCGGCATCTGGTTCGAACCGGAAATGATCTCTCCAAACAGCGATCTGATCCAGAACCATCCGGATTGGGTCATGCGTACCGCGGAATACGAACCGCTGTTAGGAAGGAGCCAGTACATTCTGGACCTTACGAACGCAGAAGTCCAGACATTCATTATCGACCTCCTGACGCGAAGCATCAAAGATTTCGGTATCAGTTATATCAAATGGGACATGAACCGCCATATAACGGACCCGGCTTCTAACTTATCGAATCAAGCTCATGCGAACGAGTACTCGCACCGATACATGATGGGTCTTTACCGCATACTCAATACGATAACGGCACTTTTTCCTGAAGTCCTTTTTGAGAATTGCTCAAGCGGCGGCGGGAGGTTGGATCCGGGGATGTTGTACTTCATGCCTCAAACTTGGGCCAGCGATAACACCGATGGATTGGACAGACAGCGGATTCAATACGGGGCTTCCTACCTGTTTCCACCTTATTCTTTGACTGGTCATGTTTCATCCATTCCTAATCATCAAACGGGACGCATGACAGATTTCGAAACGAGGAAGCATCTCGCTTCCTCCACTAATATGGGATATGAGATGGATATCATGCAGCTCAGCAACCACGAGAAAGCTGTCATCAAAGCCCATGTCGAGGGATACAAGGAAAATCGGGATTTCTTGATGACAAGCGAATTTTATCGATTGGAATCCCCCTTCGACACCAATCATTGCGCCTGGATGTTCGCTGATCAAGCGAGGAATAAACTCATAGTTTACCTCTTCCGCAACACATTTGACGTATCAGAGTTGTCTTTGCTGATTAAGATTCCCTATATTGACTTGAAAGCAAACTACGTCGAGGTAAACAGCCGGATGCAGTATTCCGGCTCGGAACTCGCTTATTGCGGCATTGCATTGGAGAACCCGATAGGAGATCATCTAGCTTTGAGATTGGATTTTGAAAAGTGTTAA
- a CDS encoding ROK family protein, translating into MKSNYLSIDIGGTNIKLALIDHSGQIQSKKQVRTPHEYGEFIATLENEIELVQNEIRGIAFCCPGKVDTETGMISFGGALPFLDGISFIDEFQPKFDVPVSVINDGKAAALSELWLGNLNGIENGLALVLGTGIGGGLILDGKLYQGKNFQAGELSFMMKQSGKPSFEDMYGMTGSAVGLVKKVNIELGTEDTKDGATAFEAINQKDPSVYPIFEVFAREIAYMICNVQAILDLEKIVIGGGISAQSIVIEEIRKQYRAIRAGLPFVANTLTEVEIDSCRFLNDANLLGALYQLLLNADEEMVLSAL; encoded by the coding sequence TTGAAATCAAACTACTTAAGCATCGACATCGGCGGCACGAATATCAAATTGGCTCTGATTGATCATTCCGGACAGATCCAATCCAAAAAGCAGGTGCGGACGCCGCACGAATACGGTGAATTCATCGCCACATTGGAAAATGAAATCGAACTTGTTCAGAATGAGATTCGCGGGATTGCCTTCTGTTGCCCTGGGAAAGTTGATACGGAAACGGGCATGATTTCCTTCGGCGGAGCATTGCCTTTCTTGGACGGTATTTCCTTCATCGACGAATTCCAGCCGAAATTTGATGTGCCGGTTTCCGTCATTAATGACGGGAAAGCGGCGGCCTTGTCCGAACTGTGGCTCGGCAACCTCAATGGCATCGAAAACGGTCTGGCGCTTGTGCTCGGGACAGGCATCGGCGGCGGGCTGATCCTTGACGGCAAACTCTACCAAGGCAAGAATTTCCAGGCCGGCGAATTGAGTTTCATGATGAAGCAATCCGGCAAGCCCTCCTTTGAGGATATGTACGGCATGACCGGTTCGGCAGTTGGACTCGTCAAAAAAGTGAACATCGAGTTGGGGACTGAGGATACGAAGGACGGCGCTACTGCCTTCGAAGCAATCAATCAAAAAGATCCGAGTGTCTATCCGATTTTCGAAGTCTTCGCCCGAGAAATCGCCTATATGATCTGCAACGTCCAAGCCATCCTTGACCTCGAGAAGATCGTCATCGGCGGCGGGATCAGCGCCCAATCGATCGTTATCGAAGAAATCCGGAAACAATACCGCGCCATTCGCGCAGGCCTACCTTTCGTGGCGAACACTTTGACGGAAGTTGAAATCGACAGCTGTCGCTTCCTGAATGATGCGAATCTGTTGGGAGCGTTGTACCAGTTGTTGCTGAATGCGGATGAAGAGATGGTCTTGTCAGCCCTTTGA